One Campylobacterota bacterium DNA segment encodes these proteins:
- the ftsA gene encoding cell division protein FtsA: MKRTVLAIDIGSTKVCAIIAEIDDDNSAQIIGAGISKAQGLRKGSITNIELASKSIKSALNDAKRVAGTELRSAVVSISGAYTKSLNSSGIVNIPNKEITLKEINRVMHTSLYNANIPNEFEVLHALPYNFKVDDQDFIEDPLGMNAARLEVETHIITTQKSNLNNLRKAVKAAGVEVESVVLSGYASAIAVLNQDEKELGAAVVDMGGNTSNIVIHSGHAIRYNDFLGVGSNHITNDLSMALHTPLQTADNVKINYGSLYAPSNDLIELPVIGDENATHEVSLEVVHNVIYARVEETLMIIAQSLEKSGLREHMGAGVVLTGGFTKIEGLRELAVAIFDNMPVRLAKPSDMGGLFDTLRDPSYSGAVGLVKYMAGGYTPYEIDVNKHMRHASEEPATQPQVQFHEEVPEFDIPNAAPTPPQPEPVKEEKKADVSKMVNIGSNKPVQDDQPNPITKFWNWATQLF; encoded by the coding sequence TTGAAACGAACCGTTTTAGCCATCGATATCGGCTCGACAAAAGTTTGCGCCATCATCGCCGAAATCGACGATGACAACAGTGCGCAGATCATCGGAGCCGGAATCTCAAAAGCGCAGGGGCTTCGCAAAGGGAGCATTACCAACATCGAGCTCGCCAGCAAATCGATCAAAAGCGCCCTGAACGACGCGAAACGCGTTGCGGGTACGGAACTGCGCAGCGCCGTGGTATCGATTTCGGGAGCGTATACCAAAAGCCTCAATTCCAGCGGTATCGTCAATATCCCGAATAAAGAGATCACCCTCAAAGAGATCAACCGCGTCATGCATACCTCGCTTTACAACGCGAATATCCCTAATGAATTCGAAGTGCTCCACGCCCTCCCCTACAATTTCAAAGTGGACGATCAGGATTTCATCGAAGACCCGCTGGGGATGAACGCCGCGCGCCTCGAGGTCGAGACCCACATCATCACTACCCAGAAAAGCAATCTCAACAACCTCCGCAAAGCGGTCAAAGCCGCCGGTGTCGAAGTTGAAAGCGTCGTATTGAGCGGATACGCCTCGGCAATCGCCGTCCTCAACCAAGACGAAAAAGAACTGGGAGCGGCCGTCGTCGATATGGGTGGAAACACCAGCAACATCGTGATCCACTCCGGGCACGCCATCCGCTACAACGATTTTCTCGGAGTCGGTTCTAACCATATAACGAACGATCTCTCCATGGCGCTGCATACGCCGCTTCAGACCGCCGACAACGTCAAAATCAACTACGGTTCCCTCTACGCACCGAGCAACGACCTGATCGAGCTCCCCGTCATCGGAGACGAAAACGCAACCCACGAAGTCTCACTCGAAGTAGTGCATAACGTCATCTACGCCCGGGTGGAAGAGACGCTGATGATTATCGCCCAGTCGCTTGAAAAAAGCGGCCTTAGAGAACACATGGGAGCGGGAGTCGTCCTGACCGGCGGATTTACCAAAATCGAAGGGCTGCGCGAACTGGCGGTCGCAATTTTCGACAACATGCCAGTGCGCCTCGCAAAACCAAGCGACATGGGAGGTCTTTTCGATACGCTCAGAGATCCTTCCTATTCAGGGGCGGTCGGATTGGTCAAATACATGGCCGGCGGCTATACCCCCTATGAAATCGACGTGAACAAACACATGCGTCACGCGAGCGAAGAACCGGCAACCCAGCCGCAGGTTCAATTCCACGAAGAGGTACCGGAATTCGACATTCCAAACGCCGCCCCTACTCCTCCCCAGCCCGAACCGGTCAAGGAAGAGAAGAAGGCGGATGTGTCGAAGATGGTCAACATCGGGTCGAATAAGCCGGTACAGGACGACCAGCCTAACCCGATCACCAAATTCTGGAATTGGGCAACTCAACTTTTTTAA
- the ftsZ gene encoding cell division protein FtsZ, which yields MEPFSIEESTSLTGARIVAVGVGGGGGNMIGYMLKEQIPGIELIMANTDAQVLEQGSAASKIQLGAKLTKGLGAGMKPEVGKESALESYEDIARALEGADIVFVAAGLGGGTGTGAAPIIAKIAKEVGALTISVVTKPFSFEGKKRLKLAEEGLEELKKESDSIVVIPNDKLLSIIDPKLGIKESFKIVDSVLARAVSGTSGVILASGDNDINLDFADLQTVMSHRGLALMGVGEYKGENAAYEAIKNAIESPLLDNMSITGALGVLVHFSMHPEFPFMELSAAMDVVHNSVDDGADVIFGTTTDANLPQDYIRITLVATGFEKKATMGINNCEFENKEAVAAAATAAVAKPRVVARPAMVANGDYSEDFLDVPTFMRQQRD from the coding sequence ATGGAACCATTTTCAATTGAAGAATCAACCTCTCTAACGGGGGCCCGTATCGTAGCGGTCGGCGTCGGCGGCGGCGGCGGCAACATGATCGGCTATATGCTCAAAGAGCAGATCCCCGGCATCGAGCTGATTATGGCCAACACCGATGCACAGGTACTTGAGCAGGGAAGCGCGGCGAGCAAAATCCAGCTCGGGGCCAAACTGACCAAAGGACTCGGCGCGGGGATGAAACCCGAAGTGGGCAAAGAGTCGGCACTGGAAAGCTACGAAGATATCGCCCGTGCACTCGAAGGGGCCGATATCGTTTTCGTTGCGGCAGGCCTGGGGGGAGGCACCGGAACCGGTGCGGCTCCGATCATCGCCAAAATTGCCAAAGAGGTAGGCGCCCTGACGATTTCGGTCGTTACCAAGCCGTTCTCGTTCGAAGGGAAAAAACGTCTTAAACTTGCCGAAGAAGGGCTGGAAGAACTCAAAAAAGAGTCCGATTCGATCGTCGTCATCCCTAACGACAAACTCCTCTCGATCATCGATCCCAAACTGGGGATCAAAGAGAGTTTTAAAATCGTTGACAGCGTCCTGGCCCGCGCGGTAAGCGGAACTTCGGGCGTCATCCTCGCCAGCGGGGACAACGACATCAACCTCGACTTCGCCGACCTTCAGACGGTCATGAGCCATCGCGGCCTCGCGCTGATGGGTGTAGGCGAATACAAAGGGGAGAACGCGGCGTACGAAGCGATCAAAAACGCGATCGAATCTCCTCTTCTGGATAATATGTCGATTACCGGTGCGCTTGGAGTGCTCGTCCACTTCAGCATGCATCCCGAGTTCCCGTTCATGGAACTCTCGGCGGCGATGGACGTCGTCCACAACAGCGTTGACGACGGTGCCGACGTTATTTTCGGAACAACCACCGATGCCAATCTACCGCAAGATTACATCCGCATCACTCTTGTTGCCACAGGCTTCGAGAAAAAAGCGACGATGGGGATCAACAACTGCGAATTCGAGAACAAAGAAGCGGTCGCCGCAGCCGCTACCGCAGCCGTTGCCAAACCGCGCGTCGTTGCCCGCCCCGCAATGGTAGCCAACGGCGATTACAGTGAAGATTTCCTTGACGTTCCGACGTTTATGCGTCAGCAAAGAGACTAA
- a CDS encoding peptidylprolyl isomerase: protein MITWMQRHRKYLVVTIWISTIAFIGAGFVGWGQYSYGDKAGAVAKVGDISITAEELQKSYTSLFNQYNQMFQGKMDEKMAQQLGLQRQALRQLVNQALVLNLAQSYGMVVSDKELAEVIQSQPMFFKGGAFDKTVYEKALADNRLTKKEYEESLRKELLIQKTLYMLASNARPFETRALGSALGVSDKITYKLLTPAMIDVSADEAGLKAFWEKHKKEFKTEPGYEISFVRQAPVAELPSEREIAEYYEANRLTLKDASGKILPPADAREAVVAALQEKATEKEALRLYVDYKKGQLQNIPVEKAAFSASASPFDPALTKEIAALNPNKPYLKPRKAGSDFVVIKLDKSIPSRTKTYEEAKNEANVLYTTQLKTQKLEELAKNSYRSFTGTTTDFISRTETPELAGLTPTETSEFLSKLFTSKQKQGFIALESGNVIIYNVLEQKLLQTKAIANEAAVAKLKGNVLDQGLIKVLENKYPVEIYVEGI, encoded by the coding sequence TCGGTGCGGGATTCGTCGGATGGGGACAATACAGCTACGGGGACAAAGCGGGTGCCGTCGCCAAAGTGGGCGATATTTCGATCACCGCCGAAGAGCTCCAGAAAAGCTACACTTCTCTTTTCAACCAGTACAATCAGATGTTTCAGGGAAAAATGGATGAAAAAATGGCCCAGCAACTGGGCTTGCAGCGCCAGGCCCTCCGCCAGCTGGTCAATCAGGCTCTCGTACTGAACCTCGCCCAAAGTTACGGAATGGTCGTCAGCGACAAGGAACTCGCCGAGGTGATCCAGTCTCAGCCGATGTTTTTCAAGGGGGGAGCTTTCGACAAAACCGTTTACGAAAAAGCGCTTGCCGATAACCGCCTCACGAAAAAAGAGTACGAAGAGTCGTTGCGCAAAGAGCTGCTGATCCAAAAAACCCTCTACATGCTCGCTTCCAACGCCCGTCCTTTCGAAACCCGTGCACTGGGCAGCGCGCTGGGTGTTTCCGACAAAATCACCTACAAGCTCCTGACACCCGCGATGATCGACGTTTCCGCCGACGAAGCGGGACTCAAGGCGTTCTGGGAAAAACACAAAAAAGAATTTAAAACCGAACCCGGCTATGAAATCTCCTTCGTTCGCCAGGCACCGGTTGCCGAACTTCCTTCGGAACGCGAAATTGCCGAATATTACGAAGCCAACCGCCTGACGCTCAAAGACGCGTCGGGAAAAATCCTCCCTCCGGCCGACGCCCGTGAGGCCGTCGTTGCCGCTTTGCAGGAAAAAGCAACTGAAAAAGAAGCGCTTCGCCTCTACGTCGATTACAAAAAAGGGCAGCTCCAAAACATCCCGGTCGAAAAAGCCGCTTTCAGCGCTTCCGCGTCACCGTTCGATCCCGCGCTGACCAAAGAGATCGCCGCGCTGAATCCGAACAAGCCCTATCTCAAACCCCGCAAAGCGGGAAGCGATTTCGTTGTCATCAAACTCGATAAATCGATCCCCTCACGGACCAAAACGTACGAAGAGGCGAAAAACGAAGCTAACGTTCTGTATACCACTCAGCTCAAAACGCAAAAACTCGAAGAGCTGGCTAAAAACAGCTATCGCTCGTTCACGGGTACGACCACCGACTTCATCAGCCGCACCGAAACTCCCGAACTGGCCGGTTTAACTCCTACGGAAACGTCCGAATTCCTTTCCAAACTCTTCACCTCCAAACAAAAACAGGGTTTTATCGCTTTGGAAAGCGGAAATGTTATAATCTATAACGTTTTGGAACAAAAGTTGCTTCAAACAAAAGCAATTGCGAACGAAGCAGCCGTTGCGAAGCTGAAGGGCAATGTATTGGATCAGGGACTGATCAAAGTCCTTGAAAACAAATACCCTGTTGAAATCTATGTGGAAGGGATCTGA
- a CDS encoding J domain-containing protein, with product MLSFDKLMKAKTLLGLHDKATLSEIKARYKNMMHRWHPDKHPEDPEGAHAMSAQINEAYATLLEYCSAYEYNFDEAFLKEQTLTPQEWWTKKFGGR from the coding sequence ATGCTCTCTTTTGACAAACTCATGAAGGCCAAAACGCTCCTTGGCCTTCACGACAAAGCCACTCTTTCTGAAATCAAAGCCCGTTACAAAAACATGATGCACCGGTGGCATCCCGACAAACACCCCGAAGATCCGGAGGGCGCACACGCCATGAGTGCGCAAATCAACGAAGCCTACGCCACCTTATTGGAATACTGTTCGGCCTACGAATACAACTTCGACGAAGCGTTTTTAAAAGAACAAACCCTCACTCCCCAGGAATGGTGGACCAAAAAATTCGGCGGACGCTGA